Proteins encoded together in one Ipomoea triloba cultivar NCNSP0323 chromosome 4, ASM357664v1 window:
- the LOC116017221 gene encoding exocyst complex component EXO70H1-like: MPRKGMRTICFSPKRSSTSSATDSRVSSPSPSRFGFSPSRPSFSDSVMDRTLEVSGPAIMKWDPEGSNFAKVTSLIYENRREAKEFIKCVYNLQKAMQFLKTEHSSSDKLVRGQNLMQIAMKRLQKEFYQVLSMNRAHLDPESVSTRSSVSRASTQSSQSDYDVDDSEDETRAAGDSIAEVEDASSIAMADLRLIAECMISSGYAKECLKIYKVIRKSIIDEGLHKLGVEKLSSSQVRKMDPEVLDLKIKSWLGAVDVSMKTLFNGERILCDHVFASSSDSIRELIFTEISNDGATILFGFSENVAKNSRKWPEKTFRLLDMYTAIANRWTEIESIFSSDSASTVRDLAVTSLVKLGESIRSELGEFETALQKDSSKTVVAGGGIHSLTIESMNYLTMIADYSNVLGDILADSPPPETSSLPESYFGVSDTELSPAPAISLRFAWLILVLLCKLDRRAQHYKDVSMAYLFLANNLQFIAAKVRVSNLKFLLGDNWSSKQEAKVKQFAENYERLAWGHVISTIPQNPTAPMPPQQIKEHFKRFNSSFEQAHRKHSLCVVHDTKLRNDLKLSIATKLLPVYREFYNAHRLTATRERSLSVVVRFAPEDVSNCLSDLFFWTNESTESYSFLADSSSSHATSSTSH, encoded by the coding sequence ATGCCGAGAAAAGGCATGAGGACGATTTGCTTTTCACCCAAGCGTTCCTCGACGTCATCCGCCACTGATTCTCGAGTTTCTTCGCCGTCGCCGTCGCGGTTCGGTTTTTCGCCGTCGAGGCCGAGTTTTTCGGATTCCGTTATGGACCGGACGCTCGAGGTATCGGGGCCGGCGATCATGAAATGGGATCCGGAAGGGTCTAACTTCGCGAAGGTCACTTCGTTGATCTACGAGAACCGCAGAGAAGCCAAGGAGTTCATCAAGTGTGTGTATAATCTGCAGAAAGCGATGCAGTTTCTGAAGACGGAGCATTCGAGCTCCGACAAGCTCGTCCGCGGACAAAACCTGATGCAGATTGCAATGAAGAGGCTCCAGAAGGAGTTCTATCAGGTTCTCTCCATGAACCGAGCTCATTTGGATCCTGAATCCGTCTCCACCCGGTCGTCCGTCTCCCGTGCCTCGACTCAATCCAGCCAGTCTGATTACGACGTTGACGACTCGGAGGATGAAACCAGGGCCGCCGGCGATTCCATAGCCGAAGTTGAAGATGCGTCGAGCATTGCGATGGCGGATTTGAGATTAATTGCCGAGTGCATGATCTCATCTGGATACGCCAAGGAGTGCTTGAAAATCTACAAAGTAATTCGGAAATCAATCATAGACGAAGGACTACACAAGCTCGGAGTCGAGAAATTGAGCTCTTCGCAGGTCCGGAAGATGGATCCGGAAGTTCTAGACCTGAAAATTAAGAGCTGGCTCGGTGCTGTAGATGTTTCCATGAAGACATTGTTCAATGGAGAGAGAATTCTGTGCGATCACGTCTTCGCTTCCTCCTCCGATTCGATCCGAGAATTAATTTTCACTGAGATTTCAAACGACGGCGCGACGATTCTGTTTGGATTCTCGGAAAATGTGGCCAAAAACAGCAGGAAGTGGCCGGAAAAGACTTTCCGTCTACTTGACATGTATACCGCTATAGCCAATCGATGGACGGAGATTGAGTCCATCTTCTCATCCGATTCCGCGTCAACGGTCAGAGATCTGGCGGTGACGTCACTCGTAAAACTCGGCGAGTCAATCAGGAGCGAGTTGGGCGAATTCGAAACCGCTCTACAGAAGGACTCTTCAAAGACGGTGGTTGCCGGTGGAGGAATTCACTCTCTCACCATAGAATCGATGAATTATCTCACAATGATCGCAGATTACAGCAATGTATTAGGGGACATCCTCGCCGACTCTCCTCCACCGGAGACGAGTTCGCTGCCTGAATCGTACTTCGGTGTCTCCGACACCGAACTTTCTCCGGCTCCGGCGATCTCTCTCCGCTTCGCCTGGCTGATCCTCGTCCTCCTCTGCAAACTAGACCGCAGAGCGCAGCACTACAAGGACGTTTCCATGGCGTATCTCTTCCTGGCCAACAACCTCCAATTCATCGCCGCCAAAGTCCGAGTCTCCAACCTCAAATTCTTACTGGGAGACAACTGGTCATCGAAGCAGGAAGCCAAAGTCAAGCAGTTCGCGGAGAACTACGAACGGCTAGCCTGGGGCCACGTCATATCCACCATCCCGCAGAATCCAACGGCTCCGATGCCGCCGCAGCAGATCAAGGAGCACTTCAAGCGGTTCAATTCGTCGTTCGAGCAGGCGCACCGTAAACATTCCTTGTGCGTAGTACACGATACTAAGCTCCGCAACGACTTGAAACTGTCAATCGCGACGAAGCTGCTTCCGGTGTACCGGGAATTCTACAATGCACACCGCCTCACGGCGACGAGAGAGAGATCTTTGTCCGTAGTTGTCAGATTTGCCCCCGAAGATGTGAGCAATTGCCTTTCGGATTTATTCTTCTGGACCAACGAGTCTACAGAGAGTTATTCGTTTCTCGCAGATTCATCTTCTTCGCATGCAACGTCTTCGACCtctcattaa